ACAGTACAATTTACATGAttctgaaaaaaatttcattaagagGTAGAGGCATACCTTAATGTAGCAACAAGGAGCAGGTGGCCCAACACGTCCCACTGTAGTGTCATCAAACTCAGAAAAAGTAGCTCCAGCAAATGTTTCAGTCAAGCCATATGCTTGACCAATAGGAGCCCTGAAAAAGGGAAATGTGTTCAGAAAATCATCTTAAACTTGAATACAAAGCACAAGAAAGAAACTTTTATGAGCAATTTACGCACACCAACCCATTGAAAGCCATGGAGCATCTAGCATGGAATTGAACTTGAACTTCTGAGGTAGTTTAGACCATTTTAAACTTTCGattctaaacttaaaaaatacgAATAATATATGATTAAAAATCCAATTACCCCATGCAGATGTTGATAAACCGCTGTGAATCTGCAGATAAAGGAGCTCCACCACATAGCATGAATCGCAGGCCTCCTCCAAGTAAAGCGCGTATTCTTTTAAAGACAAGGACATCCCACAACATTCTTTCCAAGCCCCAAGCCCCAAGCCAACTTCCTTCTACAGCAGATAATCGTCGCTTATATGCAATGTTGAATAGATTCTTCGCTAGCCCCCCTTTCTCTTCAACCTAGATTACATCATAATAGATAGCAAAGAAGAGAGCTGACTATTTGCCTCAACCACCAATAAGCACTAATCACAAATGCAGtacaacaatatatatttaactCAAACCTTTTTTAGAACTCCATCTCGAACACGATCAAGAATAGCTGGAACGGCTGTCATGATGGTGGGCTTTAACACAGAAGCATCTCCCTTGGTtcctttcttaattttattagaaGTGTCAGTTAAAGTCAATGTCGAACCATAGCCCATTGAACAACCTGCAGCCAACATCACAGACTGGACAACCACAATCATGTAAAACAATCTCAACCAATTAATGTTGAAAATAAGAATGCAAACAAGAAGATACCTCAGCTGCCAGTTCAAAAACATGAGCTAAGGGCAAGTATGCTAAGTATATATCACTTCTACGAATATTTGGGACCACCATCATAACAGCTGCAGCCGTTGCTACAATGTTTCCATGAGTAATCATGACTCCCTACATTGATACAGACTATaccatattaaaaataaaaataaaaattgagtaaGGATACAAAGCTttcaacaaacataaacaaaaaaagagacaaaCACAATTGGGAAAGTGTTTATCAGGATTCAAGCACTTAGAAAATCTCCGGGAACTGGAGTAGAACTTGCCCCAAGAAgaacttgcaaacataaatttTAACCCCTTTAATGTCAAGGAATATAAGTTATAGAAAGACAAATTACAGGGGTTTCTGGACCACATTGAAACTGGGCATCTGCAACCCAGAAAacgaaaccaaaaaaaaaaaaacctccaagTTCTTTGACTTCCAGTGCTGGCAATTGTGAAAGAGTTATGAAGCATGATTCTTATTTATCCTCTTGCTGGCATATGCAGCAAAGAGCAATTGAACAACATAAGAAATTAAAAGCAGGAACAAACCTTTGGTAGACCTGTACTGCCGCTTGTATACATGACAACAGCATTACCATTTTTGGAAGGCAGGCTTGGATGAACAGGACTTGTTTTCCCAAGTTTCTCAACATCAGAAAAAGCTGAGACCGTCCAGTTGCTCATGCTTCCAGAAACACTAATATCATTTTCAGTTCCATCATCTTCaaagtatataatattttggaCACTCTCAAGGCCTGAGCTTATCGCAGCCAACTTCTTCAATTGCTTGGATTCACAGATAAGTGTTGATACTTGGGTCTGTCAAAATTTTACAGTTCTGACTTAGGACTATACATAACCTGTGTTTTTAGctatttaatattatatggaTTTGCACAGAGTTAATCATCCATATCCTAGACAATATAATCTCCTAAGTATACAAGAGCAGCAATTACCAACCTCATTAAGTGAGTGGATCAGGGCATCCTCGCCTAGGGAAGCATAAATAGTGACAACAGTGATATTTTGTCGAAAGCATCCCTAGAatcaaaaaatgaaattcttttAGCATCTCCTGCATCTACAAATATAAaccaaaggaaaagaaaaagaaattaccCACCCCCAACCCCAAAAAGCAGAAAGAGATCTATGAAATTTACTTGTGATGAAAAGGCTACCTGAAGGGCAATGAACCACTCTGGCCGAGTATCAGAAAAAATGGCAGCATGGCTGTCCAAATTATGACCTAATCTGACAAGCCCAGATGCAAAGTTACAAGCACGATCAAATATCTCTCCATAAGTTTGCCATTCATAATCGCCCAAGTGTAGCTTCTCAAACTTCCTACCATCACTAGCTGTGATGAATTCCTTGCTAATTAGCTTTCTTGTACCAAGAAAGTTATATTGTGAATTCTTTTTACAAGATTGCTCAAACAGAGCTGCCATGGTTGTGGCTCCTTCCCATGGAACTTCAACCAACTCACTTGCCTGAGCATTACGAACTGCATAACCTGCCTCACCACCAACTTGCACCGGCACACCtctttgcttttcctttttctttcccatGAACACAGAAGAAAGTACTATTGGTATGAGTATACCAACAACAACAGCACCCACAATTCCATATACCCCATAGTCTTTCCAAACTGACAAGTAGTCACCAGCACCCAATTTTTCCATTGGTGGTGAGTTCAACAAGTCTCCCTCAGAGTCCCCCATTTTCAAtgtttattttacaaaaattctTTCCCACAGCACATCAACTGATAACCTAAAATAGATGATAAGGATTAGAAACATAATCCACTTTTGACTTACAATGAACTGACCAATAACACTAAAGTTCATTCCATGACAGGTATTGAATAGGACTAAAATAGGTTCAAACTGGGTAATTTGTGTACTAAATACCCAATGGCACTATGGCATGTGTTTTAAAAACTAAGAATTGTCTAGTTATGTAGGTAACATGGACTGCATAACATCGAAAGTAGACCAACAGCAACAATGAAATCCACATTTCATGAAAAATCACTTAAACAAAATTTGGTAACTTTGGCAGTTCTGGTACAAATAATGAGCAACCTCCAATGTTTGGCAAtcaaaaggaagaaagagaagacTGTGTTGCAAGTATTCCAGGAGTCTGATTCCTAAGAAACCAGGGGCTACATATATAAAGGGTTTTCAATCCATAAGTTTAATTGGGAGCATGTATAAGTTGATCTCTAAAGTGTTGGCTAATCGgatgaaaattttattgggAACATAATTTATGATACACATAATGcttttgttagggggagacaAATCACAGATTCTGTACTATTAGCAAATGAATGGCTAGACAGTAGGTTGAGATCGTGTATTCCGACTGTCATATGTAAGCTTGACATTGAGAAGGCCTATGACCACATGAATTGGGAGTGCTTGCTATTCATATTCAGCACCATAGAGCTGCCATGGTGTGGCACACCTTGCCCTCGTACATCATGTGGAATATATGGTTTGAAAGAAACAGACAGGGTTTGATGGCATCAAATGTCCTGCCTATATCACCGGAAAACGTATTTCAcggatatttttttattggattcaTGCTTTAGGAAGCACCCCCTTAAtgtcttttcttgattttattgAAACTCTTTCATTTTGAGTTGTATTCTTTGAATTGGGCTAGTACACATCCTTTGTGtctttcccttttccttttctactataattccaaaaaaaaaaaaaaaattgtcaatctTGGTTGCACTTGAACTATTGTGATCAGACACTGTTGTTTCCACTTCATAACTAATCAATCATcacaaattatgaaatttcctacccaaaaaacaaaaaaactatatcaaacccaaaacccagatggcagatgtaaaaaaaaaaaaaaaaaaaaaaaaagatttaatgtGATCAAATGCTCAATTTGCTACATAATCACTCATATAGAATTGACAACAAAGCTCATAAACTCAAATATCAACTGGGTacataaaattaaatcaaatatcCATAATCTCAAATAAAAACCCAGTAATCCCAAACTCAGAACAGATCTACCAAACAATAAAGCTGATTCTGACAACTacatctccaaaaaaaaaaaaatttcaaaaaaataaggaaaaacaaTCTCACCAAGACAAGAATGAAACAAGCATGGATGAaacttaaaatatgaaaatggaaATGAAAATTCTCACCTTGACAAGAAGGAAATACTAGAAACTTGTCTTTGTGTGTGAATGTACGATCACAGCTAGAAAAAGCGGGGAACAAGACTAAAAATATGAATGGAGTGGCACTTGAGTTAAAGTTTTGGAACATGTTCTTTCGGATATATTAATAAGGCGAAATTACAAAAATGGGTCTGTCGGGATTTGATGTAGACGGTACTGAGGGGTATTTGAGAGACATTGTGTTCAACTTGGACCAAGTACTGTAACGTCTAGAACTTCTTGAGATGACAAAAAGACACGTGGCGTAGATGTAGAGAGGGTGACGTGCTGATCATGCAAGAGTCACGTGCGGATGACACGTGCAAGGCTTTGGATTTTGCAGCCGACGTTTCTTGAGAGGGATGTGGCCTATTTATTTAGTCGGAGGAATAGGAAATTGATAAAGGATGAAAATAGTGAAAGGATGGAAAGACGAACagagtttatttttttggtatgtgtttggttgtgttaagGTAATAGATTAATAGGATCAAGTTAATCTTATTGATGCTAGTTTTGAGAAAGATAAAGATGAGCACCAAGTTTAAATCTCATCATCTCAAGATCAAGATAAGACCAAATATCCTATAAAAAAAGAGCTACAGAATATTGAGATAAAAATGCATACAACTAAAATTTAATCTTCTTGTAATTTGAATTGTTGCTATTTCTTTTCAAGTGTAATAGATTTACATGTATaactatataaatattaatgcaTATACACTGACTTTGGTCATTGAAGTCAAAACTAATTCCCCAACTTTATTTTCAGGTTAGGAATGGAAAAACGgaagaacaaaaaattaaaatcacttttttaattgagaaaaaaaaaatgtagtttatataaatttatacctATAtccttgttatttatttttttaagatatcattaattttttttttaaacaatgcATAAAATAGATACacaatttattgtgaaattttaggATAGAAACACATAATTTATATGGGCTAGTAAtgtgtcttttttttaaatgatgtcaATAGACTATGAcgacacataaaaataaaacacaatttcaagTATCAGCAAGgaatattaaaaagaagataaataatATAGACCGAcatttctcaaccaaaaaaaaaaaaagaaaaagaaaaagaaaaaaaaaaaaagaagaagagtgatTGAAAGATCAAAATCTAGATCCAGTGAGAAAATCGATGCTCTCTTTTAGGCAACAAAACCGAcgaaaagcaaaaggaaaagaaagaagagggaaaaaaataggtggagaaccaaaaaaaaaaaaaaaaagaagtaacgGCAAGGAAGGTATAAGAAACAGGTGTTGTAATAGTAAGCAAGGACGAGATCAGCATTCTTTGTTTGTTCCTAGTTTTCTGTCCGAATTGGAGAAATTGTGTTTTGGTGGGACCGCTTTCAATTGAAAATACCCTGGATCACTCATCTTTTCCCCAattatcttcccacttttttcttccctatttttcaccccaaccaaataGACCCCtacagaaaatagaaaataagagaaagaaaagagttGTTTGATTGGGTGGAAAATTAGAGAGATTTTGGTGGGGCTTAAGTATTTTCTTCATGAACCAACTAAAATGTTTTCTCCAATTCAAAGAGAAAACTCGGGTAATTTTGTTGCTGTCGAGTTagttatgtttttttctttattgtaaTGATGAACAGGGCTAATAggcatctctctctttttgatttctttcttcctattttttccttcttttcgtccttttagatttttcttttcctattttctcttcttttttagtgttttttttttcattgttttagactaaaaaaagtaataaatataatatcaaagaggaaaaaaaattaatatgtataattttttaatttctatagaatgttatttttttaattttaattgataaataagtaatattttattaaaaataaattatttcttatatataatgaaataagagcataagagtaaatttatataacttatattttttattctcttatttttattctcaactAAACAAATGAGTTTTTCATAATTCCCTTTTTCtaccctcccaaccaaacaacatgagaggaaaaaaaaaaaaaaaagaagaagaaggaaacgacatcaataaaaaaaaattaaaaacacaagagaACATAAAAGAACATaacaggaaagaaagaaaaagacagaaaagaaagaaaaaagaaatacccCAACTATATAGCCCCTTAGCCCCTACCACAAAGTATTTCTACCTATAGTAAAATAGTCACTATCCCCATTGTAAAAGACCCAAAACTCTATAATACTACATTCATTTAAACGGTTGTGCATTTTTTTAAAGACCGGCAAATATACTATTTTGGTCTTTATATTTTGGGGTCATTGTCAATTTAGTCCACACCATCAACTtactaataaaaattgattgCAAATTGACcgtaaattg
This genomic stretch from Quercus robur chromosome 4, dhQueRobu3.1, whole genome shotgun sequence harbors:
- the LOC126720944 gene encoding long chain acyl-CoA synthetase 8, with translation MGDSEGDLLNSPPMEKLGAGDYLSVWKDYGVYGIVGAVVVGILIPIVLSSVFMGKKKEKQRGVPVQVGGEAGYAVRNAQASELVEVPWEGATTMAALFEQSCKKNSQYNFLGTRKLISKEFITASDGRKFEKLHLGDYEWQTYGEIFDRACNFASGLVRLGHNLDSHAAIFSDTRPEWFIALQGCFRQNITVVTIYASLGEDALIHSLNETQVSTLICESKQLKKLAAISSGLESVQNIIYFEDDGTENDISVSGSMSNWTVSAFSDVEKLGKTSPVHPSLPSKNGNAVVMYTSGSTGLPKGVMITHGNIVATAAAVMMVVPNIRRSDIYLAYLPLAHVFELAAESVMLAAGCSMGYGSTLTLTDTSNKIKKGTKGDASVLKPTIMTAVPAILDRVRDGVLKKVEEKGGLAKNLFNIAYKRRLSAVEGSWLGAWGLERMLWDVLVFKRIRALLGGGLRFMLCGGAPLSADSQRFINICMGAPIGQAYGLTETFAGATFSEFDDTTVGRVGPPAPCCYIKLVSWEEGGYKSTDKPMPRGEIVVGGFSVTAGYYKNQEKTNEAYKVDEKGMRWFYTGDIGQFHPDGCLEIIDRKKDIVKLQHGEYVSLGKVEAALSTSNYVDNIMLHADPFHNYCVALVVPSHQALEKWAQQAGINYRDFSELCDKAETVSEVQQSLSKAAKTAKLDKFETPAKIKLLPEAWTPESGLVTAAFKIKREQLKAKFKDELQKLYG